A stretch of the Lactuca sativa cultivar Salinas chromosome 9, Lsat_Salinas_v11, whole genome shotgun sequence genome encodes the following:
- the LOC111919539 gene encoding uncharacterized protein LOC111919539 — protein sequence MVEIEDADDTPKTATATITEEESRPLLNSSESKPRSKSVRTKVPEVEVHLFRCGEGPIDVFKSSLGGWDQDQLEVGDILDKYGFKSVYAYNTQSGRGVPIRFNARNGRSMLPYKDGSVIFIDGEPKDSLIKPITRILVGVAILTAMIILVMKETPEWVKKLKFAGINFNFNFPPWVLACVVIVFTRLRKRTRNFFTKRA from the exons ATGGTGGAAATTGAAGATGCCGATGACACGCCGAAGACCGCAACCGCCACCATCACGGAAGAAGAATCACGTCCGCTGTTAAATAGTTCAGAGTCAAAGCCGCGTTCTAAATCGGTAAGGACTAAGGTCCCTGAGGTGGAGGTACATCTTTTCCGGTGCGGAGAGGGTCCGATCGATGTCTTTAAATCGAGTTTAGGTGGATGGGATCAAGATCAGCTCGAAGTTGGAGACATATTAGACAAATATGGGTTTAAATCGGTGTATGCGTACAATACACAATCCGGTAGGGGAGTTCCGATCCGGTTTAACGCTAGAAACGGTCGATCTATGCTACCGTACAAAGATGGATCCGTAATTTTCATTGACGGAGAGCCCAAG GACTCGTTAATAAAGCCAATCACCAGGATCCTAGTAGGGGTTGCAATATTAACTGCAATGATAATTTTGGTGATGAAGGAGACGCCTGAATGGGTTAAAAAGTTGAAGTTTGCAGGAATCAACTTCAACTTCAACTTCCCTCCATGGGTTCTTGCGTGTGTTGTGATTGTTTTCACACGTTTGAggaaaagaacaagaaatttcTTCACAAAACGTGCTTAA
- the LOC128128941 gene encoding uncharacterized protein LOC128128941, with product MLLAVTKDGQNQILPVAYGICKNECTDSWTWFFQKLRDCIGNMQELTIISDRSPSIATSVANIFPHAHHGICGVHLYFNIVSRFGKSKTVKGIFWEACRAYTVDAFDAAMDVMKKTKEPVWEYLKSINPETWSRAHFKGNRYNLMSSNSAESINALSRHARKVPILMLIDFFRATMQQWWFQRRNFAAEATTTLTPWADEVVKENKKTFTKWDVRMISNTKCEVKKGAQNVIVDFQHMTCTCRHWQLDGIPCGHVIRCLTVNNYQDCSRFALNAYLTETLRKTYEESINPLPKPSEWEIPDDLMIVKPHIRDKRTLKTKLKKWKAAIGAIEQSTLPDVTMRVYDNRGKKDVVCCDWKDAARPKEDAIGRIVCVIVDRQRCKGSRLMKQDVNLRFLSFHVGMNFGI from the exons atgttacttgcagttactaaggacggacaaaatcaaatattaccggttgcatatggtatatgcaaaaatgagtgtactgattcttggacatggttttttcaaaaactacgtgattgcataggaaatatgcaggagcttacaattatatctgataggtctccatctatagcaacatctgttgccaacatttttcctcacgctcatcatggaatatgtggtgtccatttgtatttcaacatagtatctagattcggcaagagtaagacggttaaaggaattttttgggaggcgtgtagggcgtacacagttgatgcttttgatgctgccatggatgttatgaaaaagacaaaagaaccagtatgggagtacttaaaaagtataaatccagaaacctggtcaagggcacattttaaagggaaccgatacaatcttatgtcgtccaacagtgcggagtcgataaatgcattatctagacacgcacgtaaggtgccaatacttatgttgattgatttttttcgtgctacaatgcaacaatggtggtttcaaagacgtaactttgcag cggaagcaacaacaacacttaccccttgggcggatgaagttgtaaaagaaaacaagaaaacttttacgaaatgggatgttcgcatgatctcaaatacgaaatgcgaggtcaaaaagggggcacaaaatgtgattgttgattttcaacatatgacatgtacatgtaggcattggcaacttgatgggataccttgtggtcatgtcataagatgtttaacagtgaacaattaccaagactgctcgaggtttgcattaaatgcttaccttaccgaaacactgaggaaaacatatgaggaatcaataaaccctctgccgaagccatccgaatgggagatccccgatgatttgatgattgttaagccacATATAAGGGATAAAC GAACCCTAAAAACGAAATTGAAGAAATGGAAAGCTGCAATCGGAGCAATTGAACAATCGACATTACCTGATGTGACAATGAGAGTGTACGACAACAGGGGGAAGAAAGACGTTGTGTGTTGCGATTGGAAGGACGCTGCAAGACCGAAGGAAGATGCGATCGGAAGGATTGTGTGCGTGATTGTTGATCGACAAAGATGCAAGGGAAGCCGATTGATGAAGCAGGACGTGAATCTGCGATTTCTTTCTTTTCATGTGGGTATGAATTTTGGAATTTAG
- the LOC111919540 gene encoding probable F-actin-capping protein subunit beta isoform X2 translates to MEAAMGLMRRMPPKHTETALTALLSLLPGHSSDLLSQVDQPLKVLRDGENEKEFILCEYNRDADSYRSPWSNKYHPSLEDGMLPSSELRKLEIEANDIFTIYRDQYYEGGISSVYLWEEDDKQGFVACFLIKKDGSKDAHGKRGYLNEGGWEAIHVIQVGPEQEGNANYCLTSTIMLSLTTNSDESGTFNLSGSIRRQMKADLPVEDGHLCNMGKMIEELEGKLRNQLDQVYFGKTKEMVCTLRPSPDLPSMALPENIKP, encoded by the exons ATG GAAGCAGCAATGGGATTGATGAGAAGGATGCCTCCAAAACACACAGAGACGGCTCTCACCGCCCTCCTCAGCCTCTTGCCCGGCCACTCCTCCGATCTACTCTCTCAAGTTGATCAGCCTCTTAAG GTCCTACGTGATGgggaaaatgagaaagagttCATCTTATGCGAGTACAACAGAGATGCTGATTCTTACAG GTCACCTTGGTCAAACAAATACCATCCTTCATTGGAAGACGGGATGCTTCCATCTTCTGAATTAAGGAAGCTTGAAATCGAAGCAAATGACATTTTTACAATATATCGTGACCA GTATTACGAAGGTGGTATTTCATCAGTCTATTTGTGGGAAGAAGATGACAAACAAGGCTTTGTCGCATGCTTTTTAATTAAAAAAG ATGGATCAAAAGATGCACATGGTAAAAGAGGGTATCTGAATGAAGGTGGTTGGGAAGCTATACATGTTATCCAGGTGGGCCCAGAACAGGAAGGAAACGCAAACTACTGTTTAACAAGTACCATAATGCTCTCACTCACTACAAATAGTGACGAATCTGGAACATTTAATTTGTCAGGATCAATAAGGAGACAG ATGAAAGCAGACCTTCCTGTTGAAGATGGTCATCTATGCAATATGGGTAAGATGATAGAAGAGTTGGAAGGAAAGCTCAGGAATCAACTTGACCAG GTGTATTTTGGGAAAACAAAGGAGATGGTATGCACTTTGCGCCCTTCTCCTGACCTACCATCCATGGCACTACCAGAGAATATAAAGCCATAA
- the LOC111919540 gene encoding probable F-actin-capping protein subunit beta isoform X1, which translates to MVFIISQVKNHNRTGGEAAMGLMRRMPPKHTETALTALLSLLPGHSSDLLSQVDQPLKVLRDGENEKEFILCEYNRDADSYRSPWSNKYHPSLEDGMLPSSELRKLEIEANDIFTIYRDQYYEGGISSVYLWEEDDKQGFVACFLIKKDGSKDAHGKRGYLNEGGWEAIHVIQVGPEQEGNANYCLTSTIMLSLTTNSDESGTFNLSGSIRRQMKADLPVEDGHLCNMGKMIEELEGKLRNQLDQVYFGKTKEMVCTLRPSPDLPSMALPENIKP; encoded by the exons ATGGTTTTTATAATAAGTCAAGTCAAGAATCATAATCGAACTGGAGGAGAAGCAGCAATGGGATTGATGAGAAGGATGCCTCCAAAACACACAGAGACGGCTCTCACCGCCCTCCTCAGCCTCTTGCCCGGCCACTCCTCCGATCTACTCTCTCAAGTTGATCAGCCTCTTAAG GTCCTACGTGATGgggaaaatgagaaagagttCATCTTATGCGAGTACAACAGAGATGCTGATTCTTACAG GTCACCTTGGTCAAACAAATACCATCCTTCATTGGAAGACGGGATGCTTCCATCTTCTGAATTAAGGAAGCTTGAAATCGAAGCAAATGACATTTTTACAATATATCGTGACCA GTATTACGAAGGTGGTATTTCATCAGTCTATTTGTGGGAAGAAGATGACAAACAAGGCTTTGTCGCATGCTTTTTAATTAAAAAAG ATGGATCAAAAGATGCACATGGTAAAAGAGGGTATCTGAATGAAGGTGGTTGGGAAGCTATACATGTTATCCAGGTGGGCCCAGAACAGGAAGGAAACGCAAACTACTGTTTAACAAGTACCATAATGCTCTCACTCACTACAAATAGTGACGAATCTGGAACATTTAATTTGTCAGGATCAATAAGGAGACAG ATGAAAGCAGACCTTCCTGTTGAAGATGGTCATCTATGCAATATGGGTAAGATGATAGAAGAGTTGGAAGGAAAGCTCAGGAATCAACTTGACCAG GTGTATTTTGGGAAAACAAAGGAGATGGTATGCACTTTGCGCCCTTCTCCTGACCTACCATCCATGGCACTACCAGAGAATATAAAGCCATAA
- the LOC111919541 gene encoding co-chaperone protein p23-1, with amino-acid sequence MSRHPTLKWAQRADVLFITIDLPDAKNVKLKLEPEGKFYFSATAGAENLPYEIDINLHDKVDVDKSKASVGPRTIVYLIKKEESKWWNRLLKEEGKTPMFVKCDWDKWLDEDEQEEKVGGDMDFGDIDFSKLNMGGGGEFDEDDSDTEEEINKEEEEAIEKKMETATALPVSNGVEATA; translated from the exons ATGAG CCGACATCCTACCTTGAAGTGGGCCCAGAGGGCTGATGTGCTCTTCATCACCATTGATCTACCTGATGCCAAAAATGTGAAGCTTAAGTTGGAGCCTGAGGGTAAATTCTACTTCTCTGCAACTGCTGGAGCTGAGAATTTAccttatgaaattgacatcaacCTTCACGACAAGGTGGACGTGGAT AAAAGCAAGGCAAGCGTTGGACCACGAACTATTGTTTACCTTATAAAGAAGGAAGAAAGCAAATGGTGGAACAGGCTTTTGAAGGAAGAGGGAAAAACTCCAATGTTTGTGAAATGTGATTGGGACAAATGGCTAGATGAAGATGAACAGGAGGAAAAGG TTGGAGGTGATATGGACTTTGGTGACATTGATTTCTCC AAACTTAACATGGGAGGTGGTGGAGAGTTTGATGAAGATGATAGCGACACAGAAGAAGAAATcaacaaggaagaagaagaagcaattGAGAAGAAGATGGAAACTGCAACTGCACTACCTGTTAGCAATGGAGTTGAGGCAACAGCTTGA